A genomic segment from Meiothermus sp. Pnk-1 encodes:
- a CDS encoding RecQ family ATP-dependent DNA helicase: MKPYVALDLEATSPNPEEAEILEISAQDAEGRTCHWYAATSEPLKADHEAFQFTGIAFDEYERGKVPPEKALKELLDFIGDRPLLGHNLLRYDLPVLESALGKVGLNLPPTKKPALDTLRLAQLVFPTPPQGLSGYRLGDLHAYFTGAPLEGAHRAQADVEATWRVLAGLVLQKLPDGVARAWRELGLTEGELFPETSVQVKELLATPALVESVSYEGRPLPHPSRLGKDLLPQRRSAQEQMFEEVERALQGGHRVLLEAPTGTGKTKGYLYPALHRGEKTWVATHTKVLQAQALEELKGMGEKGYEVKAALVKSPRDTLCPEALFELFLDARKEEDEELRAAVGLLLHYAALGGHDLEALPGYWHFSRGFREARDRVGTNPRRCRVDCPFFHTCAFQKQLARRKSAQILVTNQAYLLASFLREEEREEEPAEEAHLVLDEAHHLEDTATEALTLVLDHEELTHRINRLAHPKKDRGLLKDDRRLAELSEEKRDKANEVVQKLLPRLREALDNYSRHLVAFIKNRGSGDQRYGLSLGLSGTWRRLEEWPRINREERLLIDILRELKEALEAIGQDPKSLMVRDLAPIREYLKGALDLLFERRQILASPQGKPDPNRLHLSEWDPTTGSWRHLAQPIDVSRTLEEKLWPRFKSTILTSATLSVPTEQDPEGFGLLKRVLGLKEIKTRRLPPSLPYDKAHLLVPRHLPEARESTLPRFQRMLHEELRVLVPRSHRSLSLFTSLRRLQEAKEALEEHPHLLAPLTRKEREDVASRIKQDPEAPVAALGSRSYMEGVDFPALKLVSLERIPFPLPSLLLTKRMEWAYEQGLDKWWDYYLPKAALSFAQAFGRLIRDQREVGDGAFILWDKRLLNAAYQEVFYRALPPGVHRHFPKDRKDFYDRIANILGVDRAWFPQDELEEEALRRLREILQSGLEPLEKARCIAQEVYGLLVDEDRWAKQAQAIQAALEGEDLVALLPTGFGKSLAFQLPAFMQQGLTLVVSPLVALMKDQADRLLELGLPVGAVHSLMGAGEQRGVLDEVSTGRVQLLYVSPERLNRSEALWKLIQEEHARGRLRRVVFDEAHCLVEWGFDFRPDYLKALEKLEALEGVPKSFFTATLTPKDLERLKKAAKLEAFQRIKPESFHRPNLRFVVKKVQGEVGKFQVLVKALHWLTECGEGGSAIVYTATRAEAERLAWALGRLFSNLEVEAYHAGLGPVPRREAQERFTSGETRVMVATTAFGMGIDKANIRLVVHWRPPRSLEEYVQQSGRAGRDGKEAYCLLLHTRSDWGFLEWMVGVDHGGGRAHEKFVQQLIRLLEERRALVGYRQEIYRKIYEEPDEEEVKEDLLEEDEEEEEAAAPLRREVGLENLERTLSSLERAGILEYDFPLGKALLLESSDVLREHLTQEALALLYKAGYKGSERGDELDFSRISPEEALELDRKLYQLFRERKIHLYHYREPLLRIQAGDHLKSGYLDWQEEQGKLREQSKKRLSRVQAYAENGRCRAQVLLNHLGESPGGCGVCDICTKDAGPWEALEGLDEEELERAYRPLDTLLAFFALAEESARSPEARYMYLGRRSTLMALRGKDRGKSGSLGRKYTDNRFFGHLSFIKPKELERAFEEALKQGYLESKDAYEGSPLYGLTERGWARHERRLRREVADVGA; this comes from the coding sequence ATGAAACCCTACGTAGCGTTGGACCTCGAGGCCACCTCCCCAAACCCAGAGGAAGCTGAGATCCTGGAGATCTCTGCTCAGGACGCGGAAGGCCGGACCTGCCACTGGTACGCAGCTACCTCAGAACCACTCAAGGCCGACCACGAAGCTTTCCAGTTTACCGGCATCGCCTTCGACGAGTACGAGCGGGGAAAAGTGCCGCCGGAGAAAGCACTCAAGGAACTCCTGGACTTCATCGGGGACCGCCCCCTCCTCGGCCACAACCTGCTGCGCTACGACCTACCCGTCCTAGAGAGCGCCCTGGGGAAGGTTGGTCTGAATCTCCCTCCTACGAAGAAACCCGCTCTGGATACCCTGCGCCTGGCCCAGCTAGTCTTTCCCACTCCACCCCAGGGGCTTTCCGGCTACCGCCTGGGGGATCTCCACGCCTACTTCACCGGCGCACCACTGGAGGGCGCCCACCGGGCCCAGGCCGACGTGGAGGCTACCTGGAGGGTCCTGGCCGGGCTGGTGCTGCAAAAGCTGCCCGACGGGGTGGCCCGAGCCTGGCGGGAGCTTGGGCTCACCGAGGGGGAACTCTTCCCGGAGACCTCAGTCCAGGTCAAGGAACTCCTGGCCACACCCGCTTTGGTGGAGTCGGTTTCGTACGAGGGCCGACCCCTGCCGCATCCCTCGCGCCTGGGGAAAGACCTCCTGCCTCAGAGGAGGTCAGCCCAGGAGCAGATGTTCGAAGAGGTAGAAAGGGCCCTGCAGGGTGGGCACCGAGTGCTCCTCGAGGCTCCTACCGGCACCGGAAAGACCAAGGGCTATCTCTACCCCGCTTTGCACCGGGGTGAAAAGACCTGGGTGGCTACCCATACCAAAGTACTCCAGGCCCAGGCCCTGGAGGAGCTTAAGGGGATGGGCGAGAAGGGGTATGAGGTCAAGGCCGCCCTGGTCAAAAGTCCTCGCGACACTCTCTGCCCTGAGGCCCTCTTCGAGCTATTCTTGGACGCCAGGAAGGAAGAGGACGAAGAACTCAGGGCTGCGGTGGGCTTGCTCCTGCACTATGCGGCTTTAGGGGGGCACGACCTCGAGGCCCTCCCCGGTTACTGGCATTTCTCTCGGGGCTTCCGCGAGGCGAGAGACCGAGTAGGCACCAATCCCCGCCGCTGCCGGGTGGACTGTCCCTTTTTCCACACCTGTGCTTTCCAGAAACAGCTCGCTCGGCGTAAGAGCGCCCAAATCTTGGTGACGAATCAGGCGTACCTTCTGGCCAGCTTTCTGCGGGAAGAGGAGAGGGAAGAAGAACCCGCAGAGGAGGCCCATCTAGTGCTCGACGAGGCTCACCACCTCGAGGACACCGCCACCGAAGCCCTCACTCTGGTCCTGGACCACGAGGAACTCACCCACCGGATCAACCGCCTGGCCCATCCCAAGAAGGACCGGGGCCTCCTCAAGGATGACCGTCGGCTGGCCGAGCTGTCCGAGGAAAAGCGGGACAAGGCTAACGAGGTCGTCCAGAAGTTGCTTCCCAGACTGCGCGAGGCCTTGGACAACTATTCCCGTCATCTGGTGGCCTTCATCAAGAACCGGGGTTCGGGGGACCAGCGCTACGGCCTTAGCCTGGGGCTGAGCGGCACCTGGCGAAGGCTCGAGGAGTGGCCTCGCATCAACCGGGAAGAGCGGTTGCTCATCGATATCCTTCGTGAACTCAAGGAAGCGCTCGAGGCCATCGGCCAGGACCCGAAAAGCCTCATGGTCCGCGATCTGGCGCCCATTCGGGAGTATCTCAAAGGAGCGTTGGATCTTCTCTTCGAGCGACGCCAGATCCTGGCGTCGCCTCAAGGTAAGCCCGACCCCAACCGGCTCCACCTCTCAGAGTGGGATCCAACCACCGGGAGCTGGCGGCACCTGGCTCAGCCCATCGACGTCTCGCGTACTCTCGAAGAAAAGCTATGGCCCCGCTTCAAAAGCACCATCCTCACCAGCGCCACCCTAAGCGTGCCCACCGAGCAAGACCCCGAGGGCTTTGGGCTGCTTAAGCGGGTGCTGGGCCTGAAGGAAATCAAGACTCGGCGGCTGCCCCCCTCCCTGCCCTACGATAAGGCCCACCTCCTGGTGCCCCGCCACCTCCCGGAGGCCCGCGAAAGCACCCTGCCTCGCTTCCAACGCATGCTCCATGAGGAGCTGAGAGTGCTCGTACCCAGATCCCACCGCAGCCTCTCCCTCTTCACCAGCTTGAGGCGCTTGCAAGAGGCCAAGGAGGCCCTCGAAGAGCACCCGCACCTCCTGGCCCCCCTCACCCGCAAGGAGCGAGAGGACGTGGCCAGCCGCATCAAGCAGGACCCCGAGGCCCCGGTGGCCGCCTTAGGCTCGCGGAGCTACATGGAAGGGGTGGACTTCCCGGCTTTGAAGCTGGTGAGCCTGGAGCGGATCCCCTTCCCCCTGCCCTCGCTGCTCCTGACCAAGCGCATGGAGTGGGCCTATGAGCAAGGGCTGGACAAATGGTGGGACTATTACCTGCCCAAGGCCGCCCTCTCCTTCGCTCAAGCCTTCGGTCGGCTCATCCGGGATCAGCGAGAGGTAGGAGATGGCGCCTTCATCCTATGGGACAAGAGGCTACTCAATGCTGCTTACCAGGAGGTCTTTTACCGCGCCCTGCCGCCGGGTGTCCACCGACACTTCCCCAAGGACCGGAAGGACTTTTACGACCGGATTGCGAACATCCTAGGGGTTGACCGGGCCTGGTTCCCCCAGGACGAGCTGGAAGAGGAGGCGCTGCGCCGGCTCAGGGAAATCCTGCAATCCGGTCTCGAGCCGCTGGAAAAAGCCCGTTGCATCGCGCAGGAAGTCTACGGACTTTTGGTGGATGAGGACCGCTGGGCCAAACAGGCCCAGGCCATCCAGGCGGCCCTCGAAGGAGAAGACCTGGTAGCTCTGCTCCCCACCGGCTTCGGCAAGAGCCTGGCCTTCCAGCTTCCCGCTTTTATGCAGCAGGGTCTTACCCTGGTGGTCTCCCCTCTGGTAGCCCTGATGAAGGACCAGGCTGACCGGCTTCTGGAGCTGGGCTTGCCAGTGGGTGCGGTGCACTCGCTGATGGGCGCGGGGGAGCAAAGGGGCGTGTTGGATGAGGTCAGCACCGGGCGGGTACAGCTTCTTTACGTGAGCCCCGAGCGACTTAACCGGAGCGAGGCTCTTTGGAAGCTGATTCAAGAGGAACACGCCAGGGGCAGGCTTCGGCGGGTGGTGTTTGACGAGGCCCACTGCTTAGTGGAGTGGGGCTTTGACTTCCGACCGGACTACCTCAAAGCCCTGGAGAAGCTGGAGGCCCTGGAGGGGGTCCCCAAGAGCTTCTTCACCGCCACCCTGACCCCGAAGGACCTGGAGCGGTTGAAGAAGGCCGCTAAGCTGGAAGCCTTCCAGCGGATCAAGCCCGAGAGCTTCCACCGCCCCAACCTTCGCTTCGTGGTGAAGAAGGTGCAGGGGGAAGTGGGCAAGTTCCAGGTCTTGGTCAAAGCCCTTCATTGGCTTACGGAGTGTGGGGAAGGAGGCAGCGCCATCGTCTACACCGCCACCCGCGCCGAGGCCGAGCGACTGGCCTGGGCCTTGGGCCGTCTCTTTTCCAACCTGGAGGTGGAGGCCTACCACGCGGGGCTGGGTCCGGTTCCCCGCCGCGAGGCCCAGGAGCGCTTCACTTCTGGCGAGACCCGGGTCATGGTGGCCACCACCGCCTTCGGTATGGGCATCGACAAGGCGAACATCCGCCTGGTGGTCCACTGGCGGCCCCCGCGCAGCCTGGAGGAGTACGTCCAGCAATCGGGGCGCGCAGGGCGGGATGGAAAGGAGGCTTATTGCCTGCTGCTGCATACCAGGTCGGACTGGGGCTTTCTGGAGTGGATGGTGGGGGTGGACCACGGTGGTGGGCGGGCCCATGAGAAGTTCGTCCAGCAGCTCATCCGCCTCTTAGAGGAGAGAAGGGCTCTTGTCGGCTACCGCCAAGAGATTTACCGGAAAATCTACGAAGAGCCCGATGAAGAAGAAGTGAAGGAGGATCTGCTCGAGGAGGACGAAGAGGAGGAAGAGGCTGCCGCACCCCTTCGGCGGGAAGTAGGCCTGGAGAATCTCGAACGCACCCTCTCCAGCCTCGAGCGCGCTGGAATTCTGGAATATGACTTTCCGCTGGGCAAGGCCCTCCTGCTGGAGTCTAGCGACGTCTTAAGAGAGCACCTGACGCAGGAAGCCCTGGCCCTGCTTTACAAGGCCGGTTACAAGGGTAGCGAGCGAGGGGACGAGCTGGACTTCTCCCGCATTTCCCCGGAGGAAGCCCTGGAGCTGGATCGGAAGCTTTATCAGCTCTTCCGGGAACGGAAAATCCACCTCTACCACTACCGAGAGCCCCTGCTCCGCATTCAGGCGGGCGATCATCTGAAGAGTGGTTACTTGGACTGGCAAGAGGAGCAGGGAAAGTTAAGGGAGCAGTCCAAGAAACGCCTCAGCAGGGTGCAGGCTTATGCCGAAAACGGACGGTGCCGTGCTCAGGTCCTCCTCAATCACCTAGGCGAGTCTCCTGGTGGCTGCGGGGTCTGCGACATCTGCACCAAGGATGCTGGTCCCTGGGAAGCCCTGGAGGGGCTGGATGAAGAGGAACTCGAGCGGGCCTACCGCCCCCTGGACACGCTGCTGGCCTTCTTCGCCTTGGCCGAGGAAAGCGCCCGGTCGCCGGAAGCCCGCTACATGTATCTGGGAAGGCGCAGCACCCTGATGGCCCTGCGGGGCAAGGACCGGGGCAAGAGCGGCTCCTTGGGCCGCAAGTACACGGACAACCGCTTCTTCGGCCACCTCTCCTTCATCAAGCCCAAGGAGCTGGAGCGCGCCTTCGAGGAGGCACTGAAGCAGGGGTATCTCGAGTCAAAGGATGCGTACGAGGGCAGCCCGCTTTACGGGCTTACCGAGCGGGGCTGGGCTCGCCACGAGCGCCGGCTGCGGCGGGAGGTAGCGGATGTCGGAGCTTGA
- a CDS encoding thermonuclease family protein: MRIRLWGVDAVESGQTCLDAAGKVWPCGRRTAFTLADFIGPRTVSCTRRDTDRYGRMVAVCLVGGVEINRWLVEQGWARSRARR; encoded by the coding sequence GTGCGCATCCGCCTGTGGGGAGTGGACGCGGTGGAGTCGGGCCAGACCTGCCTGGACGCGGCAGGGAAGGTGTGGCCTTGCGGGCGCAGGACAGCTTTCACCCTCGCCGACTTCATCGGGCCGCGCACCGTGAGCTGCACCCGGCGCGACACCGACCGCTACGGGCGGATGGTGGCGGTGTGCCTGGTAGGGGGTGTGGAGATCAACCGCTGGCTGGTGGAGCAGGGCTGGGCGCGTTCGCGGGCCAGACGCTGA
- a CDS encoding SMI1/KNR4 family protein, with amino-acid sequence MDEFESTLDSLLRELARLHPSFIERLGPPASSKDFSRVERLTGTRFPEQIRHLYTRHNGQRDNLSNGVFFGADLLRLDQIAEEYRALLELRDSGIVQSPSPADPRLSEDFPGTGHIPFLADGSGNYIGFDVRPGPSGTFGQILVFGADLPEAEVAFPSLSEMLAAVLNQLRSGNFILQEDLQMSRHPWLEFVSGDFSPLARVLYTQVRPGGG; translated from the coding sequence GTGGATGAGTTTGAGTCTACCCTCGATAGTCTCCTGCGGGAGCTCGCGCGTCTCCACCCCTCATTCATCGAGCGGCTGGGCCCGCCTGCCTCCTCCAAGGACTTCTCACGAGTCGAGCGTTTGACCGGTACCCGTTTCCCGGAGCAGATCCGCCACCTGTACACGCGGCACAACGGGCAGAGGGACAACCTCAGCAACGGCGTCTTTTTCGGTGCCGACCTCCTGCGGTTGGACCAGATTGCCGAGGAGTACCGGGCCCTCCTCGAACTGCGCGATTCGGGCATCGTGCAGAGCCCCTCCCCTGCCGACCCCCGGCTGAGCGAGGACTTCCCCGGGACAGGTCACATCCCTTTCCTGGCCGACGGCTCCGGCAACTATATTGGCTTTGACGTCAGGCCGGGGCCATCCGGGACATTCGGGCAGATCCTCGTCTTCGGGGCCGACCTGCCCGAGGCTGAGGTGGCGTTTCCTTCGCTCTCGGAGATGCTCGCTGCGGTTCTCAACCAGTTGCGCTCCGGCAACTTCATCCTCCAGGAGGACCTGCAGATGTCACGCCACCCCTGGCTGGAGTTCGTGTCGGGAGACTTTTCCCCCCTCGCCAGGGTCCTGTACACCCAGGTGCGGCCAGGCGGCGGCTAG